TGTCATAACAAACCATATACAGTTCATGAAACTCCCAAAAGGGAGTAGAAAGGTGTGGTTGGTTGTTGGTGATTTTGTGTTTAGAGGTTGAAAGCTTATTATTCTGTTTGTATAGTTAAGGGTTGAATATTGGGTTGGGTGTTTTAATGTAGGGTTTTGGGGTGTTGTTGGGGTGGGTGTGTCTATAGATTGTTGGAATGTGTTTAGGGTTGTGTATAGGTTTTCTTATCTTTCTCGAGGTAGGTATAGAACTACTAGGAGAGGTGTTGGTGATTCTGTTAGGCTTGGTTTAATTGCTAGAGAGCTTGCTAGATATTATTTAAGGGTTGTTTGTTGGAGTGGATTTGATAGAGTTCTAGAGGTGGAATTCTAGTTGTAGTGGAAGGGGTGCTAGAGTCTTGGGGGAAGCAATGTATAGTGGTATTGCTATAGATATGTATAGGGTTTTTCATAGCGATATTTTGCCAAAGCTTATCCAGATTGTTGATGAGGGTAAGAGGTATCTATATTTCTTGGCTTGGCTAAATAGAGAGCTAGCTGTTAGGAATCTTGGGAGAATTATATTGACGGGAGGTTTTGCTGTAGAAATTTATACTGGTAGGATCTATAGAACAATGGATGTTGATATAATTGTTGAAGGTGTAGGAGCTAAAGAAGTTGTAGAGCTATTTCTAAAAATGTTTTCTGAGAATATTGGTAGAGGCTATCTACCTAGGTATGAGATACTTCAGCTTAAATCTATAGATATTGTATCAACAGTATATACTAAACCTGTTCAGCCAACAAAAATCGAGATTGGAGAACACTATACAATCTATGTAGAACCTGTAGAAGAGCTAATTGTAACTTATTTAGCTGGTTGGAAATTCTGGAGCGCAACTGAAGATAGAGATAAAGCTCTATGGCTCTACATGGTGTGGAGAGATAGAGTAGATTTAGGGTATCTAGAGAAGAGAGCTAGAGAAGAGAATGTGTATGACTATCTCAAAGAACTTGAAGAAATAGTAAAGCAAATTCTTTAGCTAGATATATGCAGCACTACTTATCATTGATAGAGATTGATTAGAGTAGAGATAGAGTTTAAACCCTAAGTTTAATCCAGTAGAGAGTTGAAGCTATCTTACAAATCTTTAAAGCTGTAGAGAGCTACAACAACTCTAGACGCTAAGAACTAGTAGATATAGCATGAAGTTTGTATTTATGTATAGAGATAGCGTTTTGTTTAAGATTAAGATTTATATTACCTTTGCTTTACATTATTTTTGGCGACTACCTTGGGGTGTATTGTCTATATTTCACCTGTTGGTACTTCACTTTTAGCTAATTTTTGGAGGGATAGAGGTAGAGAGTTTATTTCTAGATACAGAGATTTAAGTGAATGGTCTAGGCTTTCACCTAATGATTCTAGAAATGTGTATCCTGATGGAGATGTTTGTAGTGCTTTAGAGGATGTAGAGTTTGTTGAAGCTCTTGTTGATTATGTTGTTGAGTTTAGGGAGAAGAGTTGTGCTGAAGTTAATGGTGTTCTTGGTATTCAGAAACTCTTTGGTCATTCGTTTAGTGATGTAGAGCTATACCTTTTGTTTACGAGAACATGTAATACTAGACTTGTTGCCCATGTGCTGAGGAAAGGTTTTGAGAAGCTCGGGCTTGAGGGTATCGTATCTATTGAGCTTAGAGGTATTGCTAATGTTGATGAATTTGATAGAGGTTCTAGATAAGGTTTCTTTTATTGTTGAAAGTGCTAAGAAGAGAAACTGTAGGGTATATGTAAACGCTACACCGGGATTCAAAGCTGAAACAGCTTTCGTTATGCTTATATCGTTGCTACTCGGCGTCAACGGTGTTGTTTATATTCATGATAGCTTTGACCAACTTGTGCTAATACCATCTACCGATTTCACTCGAAATTGGGGAGTTGAAGAAACTTCTAGACCTATTCGAGGAGGAAAACTCGATCCATGTAAACGCTTTCCTCTCGTCTCCACTTTACGATAAGCTCCAAGACCTTAAAGAGAAAGGCTTGGTTATGTCAAAGGGGAATATGTAAATCTTAGACCGTGGGTAAAAACGTTAGTCGAAAAACTTACCCATAAACTGTGACGAACATAGCTAGGAGATAGAGCTCCCGTTGTATCCACATGAGTCTACTGATCCGGTTGAGTAAGTATAGCTACACGATAAACATAGAGCGTAAAGTACTTAAATCATTTAAATTAATTGAATTACTACCAAAACTTCGAATACAAATCATATTGCCCAACACCTGTGCTTACCTTCTATCTTTTAAACACATTCAGTGTAGATATCCTTGTACATAGTGTTAACACAGTACAGACTTATCTAAAACCGATGAGGGATAAGAAGTAAAGCTAAGAAACTCTATGAAGAGTAGCTTCAAGGTCCTGAAATACGTGTAGCTTTTGCTAAGGTAACCCAAGAACTCTATCTTCTGTACACGGTTTCTGTAGACCAAGACCTTTGTAAGCGAATAGTTGATACTATTGAAAAGTTGTATCTTTCATAGATACTGAGCTATGATTTCTAAGAGTTCTAGGTATACAGATATAAGGTGATGCGATTACCTAGAGTTTATTAGCTGGTAGACCATCGTGGTATACTAGGTGGTTTATGTGGGCGCTGTTTTTAGTGTTAAGATTAGGAAAGAGGTTAAGGAGAAGATGGAGAAGTATAGGGATAGGGTTAACTGGGCTGAAGAGATTCGCAAGTATATCGAAGAGATTTTGAGGAGGTTAGAGGCTCAAGAGAATTTTGAGAAGATTTTGAAAGAGCTTGAGAAAGCTAGGTGGAGTACCCCGAAAGGGT
This genomic interval from Ignisphaera sp. contains the following:
- a CDS encoding CopG family transcriptional regulator, translated to MGAVFSVKIRKEVKEKMEKYRDRVNWAEEIRKYIEEILRRLEAQENFEKILKELEKARWSTPKGFAVSSVREDRDSS
- a CDS encoding putative CRISPR-associated protein translates to MLMNLIEVLDKVSFIVESAKKRNCRVYVNATPGFKAETAFVMLISLLLGVNGVVYIHDSFDQLVLIPSTDFTRNWGVEETSRPIRGGKLDPCKRFPLVSTLR